In Oncorhynchus tshawytscha isolate Ot180627B linkage group LG08, Otsh_v2.0, whole genome shotgun sequence, the genomic window GAGATCTGGAAGTCGCACTGCCACACATTGTCATGGAGACAGAGAAAAGCGAGGCCGTTTGGCCTAGTTTTGAAAAGAAGTGAAATGGGGAACATGTCCTATAACACATGCAAGTTTTACTTGAAAGTTTGAGATCTGAGCATTTCTCAATTTCGGATGTAcagaacactaacattactattAGTGAACCATACCCAACACTTTTCTCTGAGTGTGGCCAGCCAGCTTGCCGTGGGGGAGGCAGAGGTCCAGCAGCTCTGAGGGCAGAGTGGTCAGTTGTTGCTGGACAGGTCCAGGTAGGTGGCGTTGGGAAGAAAGAGGGCAGTGTGGGCATGGAGGCTGACGAGACGGTTATTGTGCAGTCCCAGAGTGCGCAGATGCGGCATGTCCCTAAGCCCCTTACAGGCGAGAAGATTCCCATTCAATCATAATTCACACAGCGCCATCAGGGAGAGGTGAGCGAAAGATGGTatgaaaacacatttttacacTAAGTTATTCTAAGGCTAGTGTTGCAGATAGGGCTGTTACGGTGGCCATATTAttgccacaccggcggtcatgagtcatgacGGCTGTCAAATTCCAtgatgaccgtttagtcacggtaattaggcttctcccagctctgatgctgctgatggttatcagtagtctaccaaacttgctaacactctattgtccctctaatcactccgACATCAATGCATGGCTAATCACACACTTCATGAGAGCACATGAGTttatgttgcacaacatttctataggctataggctataggcgTGAGAAAACAGTGACGGCCTTTATTAAAAAGAGGATCCATCAGATTtctatagcctaggcctactatatttatttatcaacattcctaatattaagcacattgcttatattgtagtcatagcagataatattcacatttttggtgactttaatattcacatggaaaagtccacaggcccactccaaaaggctttcggagcaaTCATCGACTcaagtgggttttgtccaacatgtctctggacctactcactgtcagtCAGTGACAGTAGACTACTAACTCTTCTAAACCTTCTGAACCTAGTTTTgccccatggaataaatgttgtggatcttaatgtttttcctcataatcctggactattggaccaccattttattacgtttgcaattgcaacaaataatctgctcagaccccaaccaaggagcatcaaaagtcgtgctataaattcacagacaacacaaagattccttgatgcccttccagactccctctgcctacccaaggacgtcagaggacaaaaatcagttaaccacctaactgaggaactcaatttaaccatgcacaataccctagatgcagttgcacccctaaaaattaaaaacatttctcataagaaattaGCTCCccggtatacagaaaatacccgagctctgaagcaagtttccagaaaattggaacggaaatggcgccacaccaaactggaagtcttccgactagcttggaaagacagtaccgtgcagtatcgaagagcccttactgctgctcgatcatcctatttttccaacttaattgaggaaaataagaacaatccaaaactTATTTTtaatactgtcgcaaagctaactaaaaatcagcattccccaagtgaggatggctttcacttcagcagtaataaattcatgaacttctttgaggaaaagatcatgattattagaaagcaaatgatggactcctctttaaatctgcgtattccttcaaagctctgttgtcctgagtctgcacaactctaccAGGAACAAGAATCAAGAGAGacacaagtgttttagtactatatctcttgacacaatgatcaTAGCCTCTAAACCGTCAatctgcatactggaccctattccaactaaactactgaaagagctgcttcctgtgcttgggcctcctatgttgaacatattaaatggctctctatccaccggatgtgtaccaaaatcactaaaagtggcagtaacaaagcctcttgaaaaagccaaaccttgacccagaaaatataaaaaactatcggcctatatcgaatcttccattcctctcaaatattttagaaaaggctgttgcgcagtaactcactgccttcctgaagaaaaaacaatgtatacgaaatgcttcagtctggttttagaccccatcatagcactgagactgcacttgtgaaggtggtaaattaccttttaatggcatcagaccgaggctctgcatctgtcctcatgctcctagaccttagtgctgcttttgatgccatcgatcaccacattcttttggagagattggaaacccaaattggtctacacggacaagttctgacctggtttagatcttatctgtcagaaaaatatcagtgtgtctctgtgaatggtttgtcctctgacaaatcaactgtacatttcggtgttcctcaaggttccgttttaggaccactattgttttcactatatattttacctcttggggatgtcattcgaaaacataatagtaactttcactgctatgcggatgacacacagctgtacatttcaatgaaacatagtgaagccccaaaattgccctcgctagaaatctgtgtttcagacataaggaagtggatggctgcaaacattctacttttaaactcggacaaaacagagatgcttgttctaggtcccaagaaacaaagagatcttctgttgaatctgacaattaatcttaatggttgtacagtcgtctcaaataaaactgaaggacctcggcattactctggaccctgatctctcttttgacgaacatatcaagaccgtttcaaggacagcttttttccatctacataacattgcaaaaatcagaaaccttctgtccaaaaatgatgcagaaaaatgtatccatgcttttgttacttcaaggttagactactgcaatgctctactttctggctacccggataaagcactaaataaacttcagttagtgctaaatacggatgctagaatcctgactagaaccaaaaaaattgatcatattactccagtgctagcctccatacactggcttcctgttaaggaaagggctgatttcaaggttttactgctaacctacaaagcattacatgggcttgctcctacctatctctctgatttggtcctgccgtacataccttcacgtacgctacggtcacaagacgcaggcctcctaattgtccctacaatttctaagcaaacagctggaggcagggctttcttctatagagctccatttttattgaatggtctgcctacccatatgagagacacaaactcggtctcaacctttaagtctttactgaagactcatctcttcagtgggtcatatgattgagtgtagtcttgcccaggagtgtgaaggtgaacggaaaggctctggagcaacgaaccgcccttgctgtctctgcctggccggttcccctctttccactggggttctctgcctctaaccctattacaggggctgagtcactggcaccctttcatgccgtccctaggaggggtacgtcacttgagtgggttgagtcacttacgtgatcttcctgtctgggttggcgcccccccttgggttgtgccgtggcggagatctttgtgggctatactcggccttgtctcagaatggtaagttggtggttgaagatatccctctagtggtgtgggggctgtgctttggcaaagtgggtggggttatatccttcctgtttggccctgtccgggggtctcatCGGATAGTCCATacgcctatatgttttgataaggtttgtatcacaacaaaGTGGCTAAATaacttaaaatgaagcacattaatccgctttacaacaggtgtagagcctaactgacaTACATTCGCAGCGCTTGacgtttggggaagataatttcaCCATAAACATGCACCTTTATAATAGCAATACATGCATAATcccatttgtggtcacttttgatagTGGTGTTTAGCTGTAATTATTATATtacagcccaagggcacaacggccacaaAGGGCATGGCTTTTTTTTAGgtggcattacggccacacaaaggggatgcagccgggaaatttgaggcattaagtgcttgtcaaattgtgaatgagaaacTGATGGTTTGTACAGAATTagcaatcactctccttcttggacaAATAGCCCCTGCGCAGccgggaggtgtgttgggtcattgtcctgttgaaaaacaaatgaaaatcCCACTAAGCAAAAACCAGATGGAATAGCATATCGctccagaatgctgtggtagccatgccggttaagtgtgccttgaattctaaataaatcactgacagtgcgTTGCTTGTgacactatcacacctcctccatgattcacggtgggaaccacacatgcggagatcatccattcacctactctgcgtctaaaagacacggcggttggaaccaaaaatctcacatttggactcatcagaccaaaggacagatttccactgttataatgtccattgctcgtgttacttggcccaagcaagtctcttcttcttattgttggtgtcctttagtagtgattgctttgcagcaattttaccatgaaggcctgattcacgcggtctcctctgaacagttgatattgagatgtgtctgttacttgaaatgcaaagcatttatttgggctgcaatttctgaggtgcagttaaatctaatgaacttgtcctctgcagcagaggtaactctgggtattcctttcctgtggcgttcctcacgagagccagtttcatcatagtgcttgatggtttttgcaactgcacttgaagaaactttcaatgttctgGATTGACATTCATGGTTTAAAAAGGAATGATGGGCTggtgtttctctttgcttatttgagctgatcttaccataatatggacttggtctttcaccaaatagggctatcttctgtttgccacccctaccttgtcacaacacaactgattggctcaaacgcattaaggaaagaaattccacaatttaacaaggcacacctgttaattgaaatgcattccaggagattacctcatgaagctggttgagagaatgccaatagtgtgcaaagctgccattaatgcaaagggtggctactttgaagaatcaaataatatactcaaaatatattttgatttgtttaacacttctgttactacatgattccatgtgttatttcctagttttgatgtcttcacttttattctacaatgtagaaaatagtaaaaataagtaggtgtgtcaacttttgattggtactgtatgttttgtgATATATATTTGATACACAACTGTGTCATGTTTTTTTCTGTCCTGcaaatgtgtgtttgttttcatAGTCCAGTATTTATTTGGTTACTAACTTTCTTTCATTCAAGCGTCTTTATTCCCACACATTTAACACTTGAAATGTGGACACTCcatcaaatgagtggattcagccatttcagccacaccagttgctgatagatgtataaaatcgagcacactgtcatgcaatctccatagacaaacattggcagtagaatggcccgtactgaaaagctcagtgactttcaacgtggcacagtcataggatgcaacctttccaacaagtaagtTTGTCTgctctggtcaactgtaagtgcttttattgtgaggtggaaacagtctaggagcaacaatggctcagccgcgaagtgataggccacacaagatcacagaacggctgcaacactcactacggagttccaaactacctctagaagcaacgtcagcacaataactattcgccaggagcttcatgaaatgggtttccatggtcgagcagccgcacacaagcctaagattaccataCCCAATGCCAAACGTCGGCTGGCGTGGTGTAACGCTCGccaccattgaactctggagcagtggaaatgcgttctctggagtgaggaatcacgcatcaccatctagcagtccgatggacaaatctgtaTTTGTccgatgccaggagaacgctacctgcccgaatgcttagtgcaaactgtaaaatttggaggaagaataatggtcagGGGCTGTTTATtatggttctggctaggcccctcattgccagtgaagggaaatcttaatgctacagcatacaatgacattccagatgattctgtgcttccaactttgtgacaacaaaATGCCCTTTCCGGTTACAGCacgacaatgccccagtgcacaaagcaaggtgcatacagaaatggtttgttgagatcggtgtggaagaacttgactggcctgcacagatctctgacctcaacccaattgaacacctttgggatgaattggaatgcaaactgcgggcctaatcgcccaacatcagtacccaacctcactaatgctggcggctgaatggaagcaagtcccagcagctatgttccaacatccggtgaaaagccttcccagaagagtagaggctgttatatcagcaaaaAGGGGACAAACtcattaatgcccataattttggatgtgtctacatacttttgtccTTGTAGTGTCTACCGCTTGATACTAATTGAAATGGAAATAGTCGAGCTACTGGAAAAATACATTTCTAAAGAAGCACTACATGCACACAAAATAATacgattattgtggatagtcagattaatataatagatATTATTTGCAAAACATGTAAACTAAGGATTTCTCTCAACCGGTTTACATGGACATATCTGAaatcaggcaacaacaaaaaaacaaaaaaagttgtACCACAGACCATGCTATTTTTGCGAAGACATAAAATGTGTATGCAGCCTCAGcatgtgaaaactatttctaaaactcatactttcagtttttccgaactcacttcactcgtgcaaaagagggaggcttgtgTGTCATGGGtagaagggatccagcttttgtcaaataaCGTCAGAGTTGACTTTTCAAAGCAGGTTTGGagaatttacgcagcaggttaaGATTATTAACGTAGCAGTTTAGGAAACTCAGGTTTAGGTTAGGAAAatagttagggttagctaaaactcaaaaaatatataaaaatctaCTTTTTACGTTAATTTGTCAAACTGGATTCCTTCTAGCAATGACGCTACCGGTGCCAGCACatgcgcagatcaaatacacccCTGGAACGCATTCAACTGTTTAGCTTgctacatgtcctaataattcgaAAGATACCTGCTTTTCTAAGCTGTTTTAATCGGCGTATGCTTACTCCgattaagataaacagagtaatATGTTGACAATCGGCTTCTGctataatcagtttaatatcgaaTAATTGCATGTAAATGTTGTTTGATATAGACATTTCAGCTATTTGACACTGACAGCTGAAGTTGACACGCCCATTACCGTGACGTTGATTCTCACACGTGACAACGGGGGGGGCGGCGGAAGTGTCATTGACAGTCTTGATTGTTTTGTTCTCATTCCTAAACCTCATCGGATAAACATAATCATAACGGCGTGAATAACATGACCACCATATCACCATTTGTGAATGATCAGCCGGTACTACATCGGCGGGAGTTTGAGGAGCTAGATAGTCGAAGAAGGTGTCAATCTCATCATCCATCCAACACACCAAGGCAAACATTCCAGGTAGCCAGCTAACCTCGTTAGATAGCTAATGCTATCCAGCAGGTGCAGTTAACTAGCTATTGTTGCTAGCAGTGCAATATTTAAATCAAGTGGAACTGTAACTagttatataaaaaaaacatcGAACTGGCACGAAGCGAATACATTTCAGGGTTAGCTAATTGGTGACTGACGATTCATATCATGCTTACTAAATTGCTTGGATAATCAGCTAGCAGGCTAAATCCCTTGACGTCATACTGACATGTAGCTTTGGGACAACATCGGGAGTCTGTATAGTTGTGCATCGTGCTGGCGTGTGGCGACGGAAAATAATCCTACCCCAATATAGCCGGCTAAATCCCAACAATTGTTTTTCTTGTCAATAAGAGGATATGTATAATATAAGAACTCTACTTTACCAGACGTAAAGTGAAATGAGTCCATCGCTATCAAATAAGCGTCTGAATCTAACTTGTTGTCACCATATTCCCTCCGAGTTAAACTGGGGCTGCGATTAGACCACGCACTTCACGTGAAACTTCCTAACACTAAATCTACCACTGTTTACACAGCAGGAATATGGTGTGGTTTGGACAAAAGTTGGATTCAGAAGTTTATTTCCCGATGTATTCCAAAACTAGATTACACAAGGCAGCTATTGCCGTTTCAAaccaactgggaactcggaaatctcccgAATTCAGTGCATTCAAGACAGCTGGGAACTCGTAAAAAATAAatagctccaactgggaaaaatCGCTTTGAAAGGTCATCCAAATCGGAAACTAGGACATCGTTTAAGTTTTTGAGCTCCTACTTTGACCTGAAAAATCACGGACTCATGATTTGACCCCATTTttggcacctgtatttggggaatttctcccattcttctctgcagatccgcgtacgctctgtcaggttggttttctgagcaattttcatgtctctccagagatgttcgtttgggttcatgtccgggctctggctgggccatttaaggacattcagagacttgtcctgaagccactcctgcgttgtcttggttgtgtatttagggttgtcctgttggaaggtgtaccTTCACCTCCATCTAAGGTCctgaacaggttttcatcaaggatctctgtactttgttccgttcatcttttgctcgatcctgactattctcacagtccctgccgctgaaaaacctccccacagcatgatgctgccaccaccacgcttcaccgtagggagggtgccaggtttcctccagacgtgacgcatggcattcaggccaaatagtttgatttggtttcatcagaccagagaatcttgtttctcatggtgcgAGAGTCCATTaaatgccttttggcaaacttcaggcaggaagtcatgtgccttttactgaggagtggcttccatctggctactttaccataaaggcctgattggtagagtgcagcagagatgcttgtccttctggaagcttctcccatctccatagaggaactcagaatgaccatcgggttcttggtcacctccctgaccaaggcccttctccccctattgctcagtttggccaggtggccagctcttggaagagtcttggaggttctaaacttcttccatttgaagAATaagggaggccactgtgttctttgggaccatcaatgctgcagatatgttTTGTTACCcgtcctagatctgtgccttgacacaatcatgtttcagagatctacagacaattccttcaacctcatggtcatgctctgtcaactgtgggatgttatatagacaggtgtgcctttccaaatcatgtccaatcaattgaatttaccacgggtggacttcaatcaagttgtagaaacatctcacggatgaccaatggaaataggatgcaccagagctcaatttcgtgtctcatagcaaagggtctgagtacttatgtaaataaggtatttctgtttttattttgaatcaatttgcaaatatttctaaaaacctgtgtgtagattgatgaggattgattttatttaatacattttagaataagtctaacataacaatgtggaaaaagtcaaggggtcggaatacgtTCTGAATGAACTGTAGCTGGCTACTTTTAGTGCATTTATTATGCTTTGGCCAATGTTTCTGTCACCTAGCAACTTGAACAACCAACAGTTACATTTCAAGGCTGGCGGGCAGTCTTATGATTCCAGCATGTATCAGTATAATGCTGATAAGAAGTTATGTGTTGTTGGAATGAGAGACCCATTCATACAGCCTAATGGCATGTCACACAGCCTTATGACACAACCACATGCCTATCCTAGGTATGGTACGTTCCATGTAGTGTACCTCTTTTGACCAGATCCATATGCAACACTGGATAATTGTAGTGCAGCACAATGTATGGGGAATAGGGGTGTCATTTAAAAGCCATACTTGTCTTTTCAGGATGACCCTAGAGTCAGACCACCTGGACCTAGATGGCAAGGCCCTCCTGGTGACCCTGGGACTTGGTGGTCACGCCCCTCTGGTGACCCTGGAACCAGGCCCCGCCCCACCGCTGACCCCAGAGCCAGGCTACGCCCCTCCGGTGACCCAAGGCCCAGACCACGCCTAGCCGGTGACCCCATGGCCAGGTGGCCCCTCATTGACGATCCCACGACAAGACCTCAGGTGGATGACTGCGAGCGGATGGGGACCCTTTTCGGGCAGCTAAACAAGTGCCTGCGCAGCGCGGGCTTCACCCAGATGTACTTTGGGGAGAAGGTTGTGGATCCTGTGATCATCATCTTTTTCTGGGTCCTACTGTGGTTCCTGGGCATCCAAGCTCTTGGGCTGGTGGGGACTCTGTGCATTGTCATCATCTTCATCCAGAAGTAACTCGATCTCCAGCCTGTTTGATTGGCAGTTGGGAGCTCCTGTGTCTACAAATAAAAAGGACTTGAACTCTAAATGAAAGGACTTGAACTCCCTCGCTGTCTGTTCTGTTTGCATTAAAAAGGCAATCAGCAGTTACTTCTTACTTTTTTGGACTTGtatattaatgatatgtacccattgattcttgaagaatagtatgcctcatgagcttagtttaactgtggtaccccatcagaactcaaaatataagcttgttttaccctaatgtttgtaaacaaacactgtatagcacTGAAAAAcctggttaaaactataatttgaatatcatggatggtcagtccttgcatccctAGCTCTGTCTTTGAATTTGAGAATGGTtaaatttctccagccccataTTGCCACTTTATGCTGAAACAGAGGTGGGGAGCATGCTTTATTTTTCAGCTGCTGATTGACACTTTAAAGCTTCCTAGACTCAGTGAGCGTTTGTCAATACTCATCTTCTTAGTGGCCAACTACACTTTATCTGGAGTGAACATTTAGAGTGCTGGCAGGTGAAATGGAGGCCTCTTAACTACAGATCTCCTGGTTTCAAGTTTTTAAAACTCAAAATCAGACCACTTTGCTCACTAGCTGCGCCCCAATACTCAAAAGCAATGTCTCATTATCTCCTTACATGTGTGAGTATTGAATTGAAAGAACTGGATCAGTGAAAGCAATATGTCTAATAGCTTAACTAGTTTTGTATCCATAGTTTAACTGGTAAATGTCATTTTCAAGTGTTATGAAGTTTTTGATCATGAGGGAAAGCAATCAGAACTATTTGGATGCAGCCATTGCTTCAAGTATACTGAGCAGTTAAATATGCAATCTGTAAGCCTCCCGTGTGgcgcagcgccagctgtgccttCAGAGACTCTggattcgcgcccaggctctgtcgtaaccggccgcaaccgggaggtccgtgggacgacgcacaattggcctagcgtcgtccgggttagggagggcttggccggtagggatgtccttgtctcatcgcgcaccaatgactcctgtggcgggacgggcgcagtgcgcgctaaccaaggatgccaggtgcacggtgtcctccgacacattggtgcggctggcttccgggttggatgcgcgctgtgttaagaagcagtgcggcttggttgggttgtgtatcggaggacgcatgactttcaaccgtTGTCtgtcccgagcccgtacgggagttgtagcgatgagacaagatagtagctactaaaaacaattggataccacgaaattggggagaaaaaggggtaaaaaaataaaaattaatatGCAATCTGTAAGATGATATCTATAGTGTACATGGAATTATATTAGAACCTGTAGCCTAAATCAAGGAGCGGCCCGTCATATTCCAAGGTGCATTTCATGAGATTTGCACATACAAGTAGCACTGTATTTCTATGATACAATTTGTAGTGGTCAAGGAATGACATTCCATGAGAGCAACATTACTTTGCTTCACATTTTACATTATATGCGATTTT contains:
- the LOC112246786 gene encoding uncharacterized protein FAM241A-like — protein: MTTISPFVNDQPVLHRREFEELDSRRRCQSHHPSNTPRQTFQDDPRVRPPGPRWQGPPGDPGTWWSRPSGDPGTRPRPTADPRARLRPSGDPRPRPRLAGDPMARWPLIDDPTTRPQVDDCERMGTLFGQLNKCLRSAGFTQMYFGEKVVDPVIIIFFWVLLWFLGIQALGLVGTLCIVIIFIQK